The genomic segment TGTTCAGTTGCATCATGGCTTGATCATTGAGCAACTTTCTCTCGTAGAATTTACCGTGCCCTCCGACGCCTGCGTTATTGATAAGCAGTGATACCTTGATACCCGCTGCCTCGGTCTGCGCGAACACGCGGTCGGCCGCATCAGCATGTGACAAATCCATTGCGATGGTAAGCACAGAGATGCCATGGCTTGATTCAAGATCAGCTTTTATCTCTTCGAGCTTCTCGCGGTTTCTGGCGACCAATACCAGATCACCGCCCGCCGCTGCATGAATACGCGCGAACTCCGCACCGATGCCTCCCGAGGCACCTGTTATCAAAGCTGTTTCAGACATACATTATGTTACCCCAGGCTGCGCCAGTAGAGAGACCGTGCAAGCCTCTGCATCCGGTGGCGGATGATAAATAGACCTGCCGGCGACGTATTCGCTTGCGGTACCGGGCCGGTGCACAGGAGGCTACAACATCCGTAACCGGTTTTCTACGTTTGCGGGTTGTCTCTCGGTTATCGAAACTCAGCGAGACGCTCCGCGGTATCGAGAATATCGATGTATTCTGTATCCCGCTCTTTGATAAGCGCCTCCTCGATAGCGAGGCCCTCCTGGTGCATATTATAAAGGTCTTTCATGGCCGCGACTGCCGCGCGTGAGTTCCCGGCAATCTCAGCCGCGCGCCGTGTCACCAGATCATCCAGCTCTGCGTCTCCTGCGACGGAGCGATTGGCAATACCCAGTCGCTCTGCCTCATCTCCCCTGAACACTCGCGCCGAGTAAGACAACTCTTTGGCTTTGCGAACCCCTATTGCCTGGGGCAGGGTCTGAGACATCCCCCAGGTGGGACGCAGGCCAAACTTGGTGTGAGTATCCCCAAATTTTGTCGCATCAGTGGTGAAGATAAAGTCACAGTGCAGGGCCAACTCCAGCGCACCGGTAAAACAGGCACCCTGCACCCTGGCGATCACAGGCACCCACGCGCTGCGAATGGCGCTGTAGGCCTGTCTCGCGGGCGCGTCAAAAACATCGCCTATGCGGCCATAAGCCGGTTCAATATCCTGCAACACCTTCAGGTCGACACCGGCCGAGAAAGCGCGCCCCTCGCCCTGCAAAACAATCACCGAAACGGCTTCGTCGCCACTGGCGCGGTTAACCAAAGCAGCAACGCCCTCCAACATTTCCGGGTGTAACGCGTTCATGGCGTCCGGCCGGTTAAAGCTGATAGTCAGTATGCCACTGTCCAATCGGGTCAACAGCTTATCGGTGACTGATTGATAACACTCGCTCATTCGTCTTTACTCTCCGTTGCAGTTGGGGATACCGGACGATCACAGTTATCGCCGTCCTCGGCAATGGCGGGTCGTTCCGCGCTTGCGATTCTAAGCGTTTACCGGGAACACAATAGAATCATTTTCGGTCACATACTGCTGGCGGTAAGCGCCGGGCGTCACGCCGTTCCAACGCACAAACGCCCGGCGAAAGTTAACTGTTTCGCTGTAACCCAGCAGATGCGCAATATCGGCGACGGTCAACTCGGTTTCGATTAGATACTCGCGCGCGAGTAAATCGCGGACCTCTTCAGCGGTCGCTCGAAACGTTGTCGATTCCGCAGCCAGCCTCCTCCTCAGGGTGCGCTCACTGACATGCATGCTCTCAGCGACCTGCGCGATATCAAGGAAATCTCCAGCGGACTGAATCAGACACTGCCTGACATCGGCGGTGGTTTTTTCTACGCTACTCAGCCCGCGCAATATCTCTTCACACTGTTGATGAAACACCACATGCTCCGAGCGGTTCGCCGTTTTCACGGGCGTGTCGAGAACCGCCGACGGGAGCAATAACTGACTGTGTTCGCAGTCGAATGTCACAGGCACGTTAATTGCTTTCTTATAGCAAGCAGCGTGTGCAGGCCTGGAATAATTCAAGTGTACTTCTACGCCCTCTGCCCTTTCTACCTGCTTGCCGTAAAGCGATCTGCCCACTGCAGCAACGTTTGAGAAAGCCAGTTCAG from the Candidatus Marimicrobium litorale genome contains:
- a CDS encoding enoyl-CoA hydratase/isomerase family protein gives rise to the protein MSECYQSVTDKLLTRLDSGILTISFNRPDAMNALHPEMLEGVAALVNRASGDEAVSVIVLQGEGRAFSAGVDLKVLQDIEPAYGRIGDVFDAPARQAYSAIRSAWVPVIARVQGACFTGALELALHCDFIFTTDATKFGDTHTKFGLRPTWGMSQTLPQAIGVRKAKELSYSARVFRGDEAERLGIANRSVAGDAELDDLVTRRAAEIAGNSRAAVAAMKDLYNMHQEGLAIEEALIKERDTEYIDILDTAERLAEFR
- a CDS encoding AraC family transcriptional regulator — protein: MRAIRVQQDLHHHLLLALEGAGIGAEALLAELRAKGITVPDTSSAVHAGAERVRVLEVATHLVGDPCLALRLGQMIGIASYGSFGFALMSCANLRESLQLLLRYGQVLFQPSWTAREYEGGLLLRANLTLRSVAQQQLVTELAFSNVAAVGRSLYGKQVERAEGVEVHLNYSRPAHAACYKKAINVPVTFDCEHSQLLLPSAVLDTPVKTANRSEHVVFHQQCEEILRGLSSVEKTTADVRQCLIQSAGDFLDIAQVAESMHVSERTLRRRLAAESTTFRATAEEVRDLLAREYLIETELTVADIAHLLGYSETVNFRRAFVRWNGVTPGAYRQQYVTENDSIVFPVNA